One Nitrospiraceae bacterium genomic region harbors:
- the ald gene encoding alanine dehydrogenase: MIIGVPKEVKDHEYRVSVTPDGVEALTHGGHQVWVEPSAGLGSGYSDDEYRRVGAVIAGSKEELFRKAELIVKVKEPLLSECPLFRPGQILFTYLHLASLPDLTKALLEAKVTAIAYETTEGRDGSLPMLKPMSEIAGRMSVQIGARCLEKTQGGRGVLLGGVPGVEPAHVVVLGAGVVGSAATRIAVGMGARVTVINLDLDRLRYLDDLYQGRIVTRASTPGAIEQSVRDADLVIGAVLIPGARTPRLVSRALVGQMKPGSVVVDVAVDQGGCFETTKATTHSDPVYLVGGVLHYGVANIPGIVPRTSTVSLTNATFPFLSRLAAAGVQQAFRSDAGLAKGVNLTEGKVTCRAVAEAHGLRFDPLL, translated from the coding sequence GTGATTATCGGGGTCCCAAAGGAAGTCAAAGATCACGAATATCGTGTGAGTGTGACGCCGGACGGAGTGGAGGCGTTGACGCACGGAGGGCATCAAGTTTGGGTCGAGCCGTCAGCCGGTCTCGGCAGCGGCTATTCAGACGACGAGTATAGACGGGTCGGTGCCGTGATCGCCGGATCGAAGGAGGAGCTCTTTCGAAAGGCCGAGCTTATTGTGAAAGTGAAAGAGCCGCTGCTGTCCGAGTGTCCTCTCTTTCGGCCTGGACAAATCCTGTTTACGTATCTCCACCTCGCGTCGCTGCCGGATCTGACGAAAGCTCTGCTGGAGGCCAAGGTCACTGCGATCGCCTATGAGACGACGGAAGGACGAGACGGGAGTCTTCCGATGTTGAAACCGATGAGCGAGATCGCCGGCCGGATGTCGGTGCAGATCGGCGCGCGGTGCTTGGAGAAAACTCAAGGAGGGCGCGGAGTCCTCTTAGGAGGAGTGCCGGGTGTCGAGCCGGCGCACGTGGTCGTATTGGGTGCCGGCGTCGTCGGCAGTGCGGCGACCAGGATTGCGGTGGGGATGGGCGCTCGAGTGACCGTCATCAATCTCGATCTCGACCGGCTTCGCTATCTGGATGATTTGTACCAAGGTCGGATCGTCACGCGTGCCTCCACCCCTGGCGCCATCGAACAATCCGTTCGTGACGCCGATCTGGTGATCGGGGCGGTGTTGATACCTGGCGCACGCACTCCCAGGCTCGTGTCGCGCGCTCTAGTCGGACAAATGAAGCCGGGATCGGTTGTCGTGGATGTCGCCGTGGACCAAGGCGGGTGTTTCGAAACGACGAAGGCGACGACACACTCAGATCCGGTCTATCTGGTCGGTGGCGTATTGCACTATGGTGTGGCAAATATTCCTGGAATCGTGCCGCGCACATCCACTGTCTCGCTGACGAATGCTACCTTTCCGTTCCTCTCCCGTTTGGCTGCTGCCGGTGTCCAACAAGCTTTCCGTTCTGACGCCGGCCTCGCCAAAGGTGTGAATCTTACGGAAGGGAAAGTCACCTGTCGCGCGGTGGCCGAAGCACACGGCTTGCGTTTCGACCCTCTGTTGTAA
- a CDS encoding (2Fe-2S) ferredoxin domain-containing protein, with translation MPPFQRHIFVCINQRPKDDPRGCCANLGSERLHAHFKSETKRLNLKGLVRANKAGCLDHCSMGPSVVIYPEGVWYWVGNEADVTEIMERHILKGEIVTRLLMPDHPVPAKLAPLKID, from the coding sequence ATGCCTCCGTTCCAGCGTCATATTTTCGTCTGTATCAATCAACGACCAAAAGACGATCCGCGAGGCTGCTGTGCAAACCTCGGCTCAGAACGGCTGCACGCTCATTTTAAGAGTGAGACGAAACGTCTCAACCTCAAGGGGTTGGTCCGAGCCAATAAGGCCGGGTGCCTCGACCATTGTTCGATGGGACCCAGTGTGGTCATCTATCCCGAAGGTGTCTGGTACTGGGTCGGCAATGAAGCCGATGTCACTGAGATCATGGAACGACACATTCTGAAAGGCGAGATCGTGACTCGATTGCTGATGCCGGATCATCCTGTGCCGGCGAAGCTCGCGCCGCTGAAGATAGACTAG